Proteins from one Peromyscus eremicus chromosome 8a, PerEre_H2_v1, whole genome shotgun sequence genomic window:
- the Ccdc103 gene encoding coiled-coil domain-containing protein 103 isoform X1, whose protein sequence is MEKNDAINFKTLEKELQAALAADEKYKRENAAKLRAVEQRVPSYEEFRGIVLASHLKPLEQKDKVRGKRTVPWNCHSTRERTFQDVATEIPQEKSPFQPATSAEFYRDWRRHLRSGPERYQALLQLGGPELGHLFQNDVGFGLLGELLVALAEHVKLSDRAAVLGILHSLASTGRFTLNLSLLSPAEREGCQRLFEKLQAMGTTGPTQGALSVEEPSAGLPGEEELLQRLLGLYGVH, encoded by the exons ATGGAAAAGAATGATGCAATCAACTTCAAGACTTTGGAGAAAGAGCTGCAGGCTGCACTTGCTGCTGACGAGAAGTATAAAAGAGAGAATGCTGCCAAGTTACGGGCCGTCGAACAAAGAGTGCCTTCCTACGAGGAGTTCAG AGGTATTGTCCTTGCATCACACCTGAAACCTCTGGAACAGAAGGACAAGGTGAgaggaaaaagaactgtgccgTGGAACTGTCACAGTACTAGGGAAAGGACTTTTCAGGATGTGGCCACTGAAATACCCCAG GAGAAATCACCCTTCCAGCCTGCAACCTCTGCCGAGTTTTACCGTGATTGGCGGCGACACTTAAGAAGTGGGCCAGAGCGCTACCAAGCCCTGCTTCAGCTTGGTGGTCCCGAGCTGGGCCACCTCTTCCAGAATGATGTGGGCTTTGGACTTCTCGGGGAGCTGCTGGTGGCACTGGCTGAGCATGTGAAGCTAAGTGACCGGGCGGCAGTGCTAGGGATTCTGCACAGCTTGGCCAGCACTGGACGGTTCACCTTGAACCTGAGCCTGCTGAGCCCTGCCGAGCGAGAGGGCTGCCAGCGCTTGTTTGAGAAGTTGCAGGCCATGGGCACCACCGGGCCCACGCAGGGGGCGCTCAGCGTGGAGGAGCCATCTGCTGGCCTACCGGGAGAGGAGGAGCTCCTACAGAGGCTGTTAGGGCTGTATGGGGTCCACTGA
- the Ccdc103 gene encoding coiled-coil domain-containing protein 103 isoform X2, giving the protein MEKNDAINFKTLEKELQAALAADEKYKRENAAKLRAVEQRVPSYEEFRGIVLASHLKPLEQKDKEKSPFQPATSAEFYRDWRRHLRSGPERYQALLQLGGPELGHLFQNDVGFGLLGELLVALAEHVKLSDRAAVLGILHSLASTGRFTLNLSLLSPAEREGCQRLFEKLQAMGTTGPTQGALSVEEPSAGLPGEEELLQRLLGLYGVH; this is encoded by the exons ATGGAAAAGAATGATGCAATCAACTTCAAGACTTTGGAGAAAGAGCTGCAGGCTGCACTTGCTGCTGACGAGAAGTATAAAAGAGAGAATGCTGCCAAGTTACGGGCCGTCGAACAAAGAGTGCCTTCCTACGAGGAGTTCAG AGGTATTGTCCTTGCATCACACCTGAAACCTCTGGAACAGAAGGACAAG GAGAAATCACCCTTCCAGCCTGCAACCTCTGCCGAGTTTTACCGTGATTGGCGGCGACACTTAAGAAGTGGGCCAGAGCGCTACCAAGCCCTGCTTCAGCTTGGTGGTCCCGAGCTGGGCCACCTCTTCCAGAATGATGTGGGCTTTGGACTTCTCGGGGAGCTGCTGGTGGCACTGGCTGAGCATGTGAAGCTAAGTGACCGGGCGGCAGTGCTAGGGATTCTGCACAGCTTGGCCAGCACTGGACGGTTCACCTTGAACCTGAGCCTGCTGAGCCCTGCCGAGCGAGAGGGCTGCCAGCGCTTGTTTGAGAAGTTGCAGGCCATGGGCACCACCGGGCCCACGCAGGGGGCGCTCAGCGTGGAGGAGCCATCTGCTGGCCTACCGGGAGAGGAGGAGCTCCTACAGAGGCTGTTAGGGCTGTATGGGGTCCACTGA
- the Fam187a gene encoding Ig-like V-type domain-containing protein FAM187A, with protein MRLAHTTVLLWAWGSLQAFEIVEKENIFQRTPCPAFLMFDNAAYLADMSFELPCHCKPEDVSAVVWYYQKHLGSSHTTVLTDFGGRLLTEAAHVRVGSSMLVRFSIRMFSLLVFRAQPEDSGLYFCGSRKGDYFYAYDVDIQSNEGMVATFKDRGQEPLPDEYYGSLHVFTTFWEWTPCDRCGVRGEQWRLGLCYLQNPDLSPRYLKTMPDVVSCGSRAVPRKLHIKTRDHTPELLIQSCLVSCEKRHQIRKGMLTIYNYVSKVGSRPWLPQVPIQFHQQRLGHGLIISCPGARPEHAVAWDKDHQPLYRTQYLKGVNRSMRVFIDHGNHLHIRFTRLSDRGIYYCWRQGLRIAGFRLGVTSRGRYPASLSDPETRTAVELTLLGYLLITAVFINIHFCYCCCYSFRCCPNFSTHTLLQL; from the coding sequence ATGAGGCTGGCCCACACTACCGTGCTCTTGTGGGCCTGGGGTAGTCTCCAGGCCTTTGAGATCGTGGAGAAGGAGAACATCTTTCAGAGGACGCCCTGCCCGGCTTTCCTGATGTTTGATAACGCGGCCTATCTGGCTGACATGAGCTTCGAGCTCCCCTGCCACTGCAAACCTGAGGATGTTTCGGCTGTGGTCTGGTATTACCAAAAGCACCTGGGAAGCAGCCACACCACAGTGCTGACAGACTTCGGTGGGCGCTTGCTCACAGAGGCGGCTCATGTTCGAGTAGGCAGCAGCATGCTGGTCCGCTTCAGCATCCGCATGTTCAGCCTGTTGGTTTTCCGGGCCCAGCCAGAAGACTCAGGCCTATATTTTTGTGGCAGCCGTAAGGGGGACTATTTTTATGCCTATGATGTGGACATCCAAAGCAATGAGGGAATGGTAGCCACCTTCAAGGACAGGGGCCAGGAGCCGTTGCCGGATGAATACTATGGGAGCCTCCATGTCTTTACTACCTTCTGGGAGTGGACCCCCTGTGACCGCTGTGGGGTGCGTGGGGAACAGTGGCGCCTTGGACTCTGCTACCTGCAGAACCCTGACCTCTCCCCTCGGTACCTTAAGACAATGCCCGATGTAGTGTCCTGTGGCTCTCGGGCTGTGCCCAGGAAACTGCACATCAAGACCAGGGACCACACACCTGAGCTACTGATTCAGAGCTGCCTAGTGTCCTGtgagaagaggcatcagatccggAAGGGTATGCTGACAATCTACAACTATGTGTCCAAAGTGGGCAGCCGACCCTGGCTGCCTCAGGTACCCATTCAATTCCATCAGCAAAGACTAGGCCACGGCCTCATCATCTCCTGTCCCGGGGCCAGGCCAGAGCATGCTGTGGCCTGGGACAAAGACCATCAGCCCCTCTACCGCACACAGTACCTAAAAGGTGTCAACAGATCCATGAGAGTGTTCATCGACCATGGCAACCATCTCCACATCCGCTTCACCCGGTTGAGTGACCGAGGCATCTATTACTGCTGGCGGCAAGGGCTGAGAATCGCTGGCTTCCGGTTGGGAGTAACATCTCGAGGACGCTACCCAGCCTCGCTCTCAGATCCTGAGACTCGCACCGCTGTGGAACTCACCCTGCTGGGCTATCTGCTCATCACGGCGGTCTTCATCAACATTCACTTCTGTTATTGCTGCTGCTACTCATTTCGCTGTTGTCCCAACTTCTCCACCCATACCCTTCTCCAGCTGTGA